TATGATCATATAAAGCATATAAATGCTGAATTTAGGGAATGGagtgaattttcattttaagattaaaaagtaCTTTTCAGAGTTAAATCTAAATCATGTTTTAATTCCAAATATAATGAATTATATTTTGATATCTAAAATTTCATGGTGACTGCAAATTGAGAAATTTGCAAAATACTAAATTTAAGCtttgaaaagttttaattttattcagaaaTTTGGAAGTTTTCTGATTTGGCTGCTGCTAAATATTATTCTCTCTACTCATGACTTCTTAATATAACTATTCCACTGAGCATCTATTAAAAACATCGTGCTCAGTAAACAGATTATGTTACATagtaaaaaacacattttaacagTATAGTAGATATTCAATAGTGATTTATAGGATGGATGATACTGCAAGATCTCCTGGCAAAACCTTACTCATTTGATAATAGAGCAGAAATGAATTAAGGCTCAGTGTCTTTTATTTAACACACACATTCTAATTTTGGttgcttttcaaaaaatatatagtaaaataaacaTGGCCAGCAGCGTGTTGCCAGTTATTGGTTGGTTGTAACtaacacaaattaataaatataaatgatctgtagttaaaatattaacttttttgcaaatatatatatatgtgtgtgtgtgtatatgtgtgtgtgtgtgtgtgtgtgtgtgtgtgtgtgtatatatatatatatatatatatattttttttttttttttttttgagatgagtctcgctctgttgcccaggctggagtgcagtggtgatcttggctcactgcaacttccacctcccgggttcaagcgactctcgtgcctcagcctcccgagtagctgggattacaggcatgtgccaccatgcccaactaatttttgtatttttgtagagacggggtttcaccatgttggtcaggctggtctcgaaatcctggcctcaagtgatccgcctgcctcagccttccaaagtgctgggattacaggtgtgcaccacagtGCTCAGCCTgcaaatagatatttttaaaggttatatGTCCGTGTTTGGCTTCAGTCTAGCATACTATATATTAGTCATTTGTGTATatgctattaatttttctttcattcttattATTGATATATATGTCAATGTACACTTATCTATAAACATCAATATATTTATGTCTattcatttgtctatgtgtctgtgaaACCATTTGAAGATATCTTTGATGTATAGTGGCCaaagtaaatttaataaattaataattcattaaatttaatatgcttattaaatttaattaagaaCACCTCTAAATTTCTATCATTTCATGGATAGATTTTATGAATGTAAACTAGAGGTAAGAATATGCTAAAATTATCATAATCTACCATTTTGAGATGATAGTTACTAAGGTGATAGTAAAATTATGCAGTTTATCAGATTGGAACACATGAAAGTAAAACACAAAAGATATTTAGCAGTTGAGACACATatgatttttagtattttaaaataataactagaaagttattctttcttttggcttttaatttttacttcacTGAGACACTGATTTTATTCTAGGCCTTTCTTATTGACTGCTGACCTTTTCCTGTCATTTGATGTTAAAGATGATACAATGAATGCATCATCAATGTAACATGGCCTGAAACAGATCAGTAATTGAATGTGATCATTAGAAATAGATCCAATTTTAAACTTAGCAGAGACTACAGAAGTCTTATTTATAAGCttcttttattacatttcttttttcttcatatatttatgGTCCATTTGCTAATACACTATTAGGAATCAAATCACTGAAGATTTTAGCATTTTATTATCACCAAAACCTTTGTTTTAGTAAAACACAACAACATAGTCTTCTTGATTGTGAAAAGCTGTTGTCAGATCAAGTCGTTTTTATGCCTCAGATCTTAAGGCACACTAATTCTTGAGACCATCTCTAAGGTCTTCTGTAAAAGGTGCTGTCTtattgagaaggaagaaatggCCAAAGTGTCTGTATCTGAAGTTTTCTGTGTTATATTACATATCCCACATAGAGGATGGACAGGTAAATTAGACATATGAAACAAGACATATTTGGTATATTCAACCTATATTTATTATGAATTTTTCATGTAGTAATATGATgatataatatgaaataatttaagaTGCTTATTAAGACTGAAAGAGAAATCAGTAGTAGgctattatttgtttctttatttggtGGTATAACAGTTAGCATTATTATAAAATCTAGAGGTTCTTTTTAGATGCTTCTACTTCTCACAGGGAAGCAACAATATTAATGTTCTTGTTTAGCTTAGTATGCTATATGTAATTTACATGTGATTTTCAGACTTGTAATTACAAAAAGAACAATCTACTACAAAAAAAGTGCTAAGGAGTCTTTCATGCTCAGCATCCCAAAAGGCAAAACCCAGGAAATATTACCAATACATCATGAGCCTCTTTGGTTTTCTTCATTTGGAGTGATGAAGTCAATCATTTGATTGAATTGACACAACCGTCCTTCAACTGTATAATCTGCTTCAAGAAACTATGTTGCTTAATATAACAACATGCCAACattgaaaacactgaaaaattagcttttgtttcctttttttatttcatgtttttggtTTGTGGGCCATGCAATAGTATTCAATGTTCTCCAACATAAGATATTGATTTCTTCACAATTCCTTCCTTTCTCAAATTTAGCTGTACATTGAGATCATCTGGAAAACTTTAAAACCTACTGATATTTGAGCACTACCCCAAGAAATTCTGATGTAATGTGGATGAAAACCTGGGCACTGGGTCTCATAATATCTCCCCCAGGTGATTATAATGAGCAGCAGACTTGGCATCCACTGGTGTATGTAAATTTGATATTCTCATGACTACTCATTGCTGGATTGACACCCAAGTTTTGCAACCTCCCATTTACTGAAGAGGTGGACTCcatgtctccctctctctcctctcttagAATAGATACTTCTGTCAAAGCTTGAATGTgacttagaaaacaaaaaagcaattaCCCTTACACATTTATTCTACAGTTTTTGCACCCTTTATACATGTTAAAGGCAACGACAATAACTTTTAgcagtgtttatttttgttaaaagaaaCCAGTTGAATTGAAGGTCAAAACACCTTCTGATTGCACAGATTAAACAAGAAAGTATTACGTATTTCAACTTTACAAAGCATCTTATTGATTTAAAAAGATCCATACTATTGATAAAGTTCACCATGAACATATATGTAATAAGGAgagtaaaataatcattttacatATCTACAAcatgtattttcatatttcaagGTCAACCACAAGTCATATAGGAAAATATTTAGGTCCATGAAAAAGttccaaaacattaaaaaattaacattttgaaaaaaaatcacatgtgaAAGCTCATTAAATAATAACATTGACAAATAAATAGTTAATCAGCTTTACTTATTAGCCACTGCCATGCATTTCTGGCATTCCATTCCAAGCGAGGGTCAGCATGCAGGGTATAATTTCATACTATGCAACTGTAAAGAGCTACAGGGCTTATTTTTGAAGTGAAATGTCACAAGGTCTTTCATTCTCTTTCAAAGGAAGATCACTCATGGCTGCTAAACTGTTCCCATGAAGAGTACCAAAAAAGCACCTTTCTGAAATGTTGCTGCGAAGATTCAtgacaacaatttttttttaacctttctgttTTGAAGGGGTTTTGTTTAGGATATGGGATGGGCCAGTAGATGGAGGGTATCTGAGAAgcccttttctgttttaaaatataatgattcACTGATGTATATAGTATCAACAGTCTTTTAAGAACAATGAGGAATTAAAACTACAGGATACGTGGAATTTAAATGCAAATTGTATTCATGGATATACCTACATCTTGAAAAacttgaaaaggaaaaactattccCAAAGAAGGTCCTGATACTTAAGACAGCTTGCTGGGTTTGATCAAAGCAGAAAGCATATACTTTCAAGTGAGAAAATAGCAATGGCAGGCTTGAGTTTTCCAAGCAATCAAATCTGTAAAGCAGATGGTTACTAGTAAGTCTGGTTATGGGAGTCTGAGTTCTAACTCATGCTGTGCTTGCTGGATTTGCTGGCTCTTTTCCGCTCTCTGTGATGCTGGACGGGCTTGGCAGGTGACATGCTCTCAAAGTTGTGACTGGACTCGTTGTGCTGCCGGGTGTACCTCTTGCACTTGCAGGCAGTGACTACTGTGATTTTGTAGGTGCGTGTGCTGCCATCTTGGCACTGCAGCTGGATTCTCTGGGTACGGGTTTTGTCATTGACACACCGCCACTCCTGGGAGCTCCTCCTGCTCCAGTACTTTGTTCCATAGCCTCCTCCAATCCAGTTAGGGAGCACTGGCAGGGGCAAGCACTCACCAGCACACACCAGCTCCTTCAGAGGGCTGATGCTGGTGCACTGGCCATCAGAGATGTATTTGGTGGAACGCAGTTCCCGGCAACCCACTTGAACCCGAGCTgcaggaaacaaaaaagaatatgcaTCAGAGACAAAAATGCAAACGAAGACCTTTTAAAAAGTGCTCCGCAATGACAAAAATAATAGCCAAATGATAGAAAATTGCCAAATAGAAAGTGAGCACCTACTTTATTTTCACAATGAAAACAATCTGCCTGGATAGGATAGAGACACTTTCATGAAAATCATCAGTTTACATGGCTATAacttttttgggaaaaaaaatgtaggcccgattttttttatatatatcattAGCTGATTGCTTATTAGAGTGTTTGAAAATCCAATTTTCTTAGTCTCACTCTCCAATAAGGGGTTAGCAGCTCTTCCATTTGCGTGTAAATATTCGTTATTCAATGAGTTAAAAGAGTATACTTTAATATTCTCTTTCTCAAGGGTCATATTGGTTAATGTCTGCAAGTGCTTTCaattaggcttttaaaaaatctgttgaaAAGAATGTGGTAGGGCCATTGAAATATTGTGTATAATGCATATGCtctcagtaatattttatttcaattttagactTTCGCTGCAGAGACtcatacatgcatatgtgtacAACATCTGACATTTTGCATATCAAACTTAATAACTatgttttaaacataaattcccaaactatattttaaaaaatacaaacagtaaGATGTTTGAAATGCAAAATGCCACTACAACTCAAGATTCGAAGAATATAAAAGCCCCTAAATCAGGAACGTATGGTTGCCATAACAACTTGGCTACATTTCCATGAATTTTATGGCAGAAAAATGCCTAACATGTCTGATTTGCAACTGCAAAAGGAACCACGGTGTTCATTTCCTGAATATTGGTCATGGCAAactttttgttttagttatttgGATTTGATAGGTATGTTCTCTAATTGGCTGTGTCTTGTTACATGCCTTATgtaattaaagcaaaaattaatctttaaatattttaagttttccttACCCTTGCTTTGTTATCTAAACTTGAGGAGAATTGCTTATAACACGCTTGAAAAGAAATCAAGGCTTGccaaccaggaaaaaaaaaaggatgtttaaAAGTGCAGGCTGCTGACATTTTACAAATAGAAATGATAAGGGACACTGAAGTGGTTCTACAAAGAGTACTGAAAGCTAAGTCAAAGTAGAACTGAATCAGGAGTTTCACTTCATCTATGTATCCTAGTACTTCTGAGGTAAGAGATATAGCTTAAGGGGAACGTGACATTTGCGTAAAAACTTacttatatacacatgcatgcatagaAATCTAGAATTGTGGGATTAAAATGTAAAGCGTAAATTGTTTGGTTGGACAGTGTGCTCAGCGTGCCTGATTTGCCTCCAGCTCACCTTCCTGCAGCTGCCTCAGGAATGCACCTGGAAATAGCCAGAAATAATTTTGACTTGTCaagctttctgttcctgtgtataTACAGATTTGGCATTTTTGCAGTGACAGTTCATTGACAACGAATACCCACCGCATTGCTCAGTAATCTAATAATAATCAGATATGTCCTGTGTACTTAAAAGCAACCATCTTCATGAAAGTTAAAACATCTTAGCTTTCTTAGACATTAACAGTCATATTTGGTTTGACTTTTCAAAGGTCAAAACTACTTTTCATAGTTGAATGGAGTGAAGAAGGAGAGGCAAAAGATTTGTGTAAGATTTCCTGTtcactgtttctctttctccctctctctctctctctctctctctctctctctctcttaaaaccTGATTATTAGCATGTGGCCTCTTCTAAAggaaaagatggaaataaaagtTAGGGGAAATTTGAATCCCCCTAACCAGTGGTCAATTAGTGTGTCAACTAAGCTGTTGTTTTAAATCTCTTAAGTTACAAAAAAGTCCCCAGTCTGTCACAGAAATATACAATTATCTAAATTTTGACTGGGACAACAAGGAATTAGTTTAGAAAAATATGATTCTCCAAAATTTTTAGTTTATCCCTCTTTTATATTGAGCTTCATCAAAACTTTTGACTATCTCACTAGGCATATTTTAGAAATCCAATGTAAACAAATTTTTTCTCCTGGAagcttccttttttcctttgtgattcCCTATATGTATTTGTGGATGGTAACTAATAATACATGTTAGCTACCTTTATACACTTTACCAAAATTGCATACGCCCTGAAATAAATTGACAAAACAACCAGAACTTGAGCTATCtaaaacaatactttttaaaactctcaTTTTGCATGATTTTGACAGAACCATAGTTTAATTCCTGGAAATGTTTTGTTTGTGGATGTTTGATAAAACTTCAGTCTGTGCTTGCATTATTAAACCACTCTTTTAGTTAGGTTAACTTTAAAATCACTACACAGGGAAGAATGCCAGCCTACGCATGCGGCAGATTACTCCCAAATTGTTTCACAAAATATATATGGTTCAGGTTAGTTACCAATAAAACAATTCTACAGCAATGTGAGCTAATgctaccagaaaagaaaaaaaacaaacaaacctgtaCAAGTAAAACACACTTACTGTTCCGATCCAGTCCAGTGTTACTGAAATGCCTGCCTCCATTTCTGGCTTGATTCATCGTGCTGTTGCTGCTGGGGTGTGCTGGAACAGGTTTAACCACATGTGAATAAAGGATTTCTGTGgcatcatttttaaaagccaaacagCTTTTCATTAGGATGCATGCAAGGGGAAGGAGATAGAAATGAATGGCAGGAGGAAGCATGGTGAGTAGAGGATTTGCTTGGCTGAAGAGCTGGTTAATTCCTTTGCCTCTGCTTCTGCACTGTATCTGTGAAATTCCTCCTCAAGCTTCCCTTTATATATCCACAGAGGTTTGGCGTTCATTCAGGTGTAAAGTTGTGTAGAGCTTCAGAGTGAAAACACAGAGAAGGGGTGGGATCCCTACATGACCCTGCAAAAGAATTTTACCAATGGAAAAGAAGACTGCAGAAAAGGAGGAGCTTGGTATACAAATTGCCTGAAATTTCAGAGTTGGACTTCATCACTTGTCTGTGAGCCGACGCAGGCAGGCACATTCTATATCAACGACAGACTCTCCTCTGCCATTTCCTTTCCTGAGTCTAGTTAACATTCGGGTTTAATTTAAACGAAAATACATCGCTGTTCATTTGAAGAGACTGGCTTTCCCACAGTTCTATAC
The nucleotide sequence above comes from Macaca nemestrina isolate mMacNem1 chromosome 4, mMacNem.hap1, whole genome shotgun sequence. Encoded proteins:
- the LOC105475622 gene encoding sclerostin domain-containing protein 1; translated protein: MLPPAIHFYLLPLACILMKSCLAFKNDATEILYSHVVKPVPAHPSSNSTMNQARNGGRHFSNTGLDRNTRVQVGCRELRSTKYISDGQCTSISPLKELVCAGECLPLPVLPNWIGGGYGTKYWSRRSSQEWRCVNDKTRTQRIQLQCQDGSTRTYKITVVTACKCKRYTRQHNESSHNFESMSPAKPVQHHRERKRASKSSKHSMS